One window from the genome of Treponema sp. OMZ 838 encodes:
- the rhuM gene encoding RhuM family protein has product MEGQKGEIILYQREDGAVQIDVRVEDETVWLTQEQMAALFGKGRSTITEHISHIFEEGELDENVVCRNFRQTTQHGAIEEREMRMADFVRELDNILRTTGRNVLDNAGQISHEQAKKKAIAEYKKYKAKTLSNVEKDYLNSITMLEQTAKKANRKKQ; this is encoded by the coding sequence ATGGAAGGACAAAAAGGAGAAATCATACTTTATCAGCGTGAAGATGGTGCTGTACAAATAGATGTAAGAGTGGAAGATGAGACGGTGTGGCTAACACAAGAACAGATGGCTGCATTGTTTGGAAAGGGACGCAGTACTATAACAGAGCATATTTCTCATATTTTTGAAGAAGGCGAGTTGGATGAAAATGTGGTCTGTCGGAATTTCCGACAAACCACTCAACATGGAGCCATAGAAGAACGGGAGATGCGAATGGCGGATTTTGTAAGAGAACTGGACAACATACTGAGAACTACAGGGCGCAATGTGCTGGACAATGCAGGACAAATTTCACACGAACAAGCAAAGAAAAAAGCAATCGCAGAATATAAAAAATACAAAGCCAAGACTTTGAGCAATGTGGAAAAAGATTATTTAAACTCCATCACTATGTTGGAGCAAACAGCAAAAAAGGCAAATAGGAAGAAACAATGA
- a CDS encoding restriction endonuclease subunit S, whose product MTHEPKLFPYITRLLQGASVEWKPLGEVTEYEQPTAYLVKSTNYKDAYPTPVLTAGKTFILGYTDETDGIYQASLHPVIIFDDFTTAHKWVDFDFKAKSSAMKMIISKDESQVLLRYIYHWLNTLPSELAEGDHKRQWISNFSNKKIPLPPLPVQEEIVRILDKFTTLEAELEAELEAELEARKKQYEYYREQLLSFPKHEVTA is encoded by the coding sequence ATGACGCACGAACCGAAATTATTCCCATATATAACCCGCCTCCTGCAAGGAGCTTCCGTGGAATGGAAACCGCTGGGGGAAGTTACCGAATATGAGCAGCCTACCGCGTATTTGGTAAAATCAACAAATTACAAGGATGCATATCCTACCCCTGTACTGACTGCAGGAAAGACATTTATTCTTGGGTATACCGATGAAACAGATGGTATCTATCAGGCTTCCTTGCATCCCGTTATTATTTTTGATGACTTTACCACTGCACATAAGTGGGTAGATTTTGATTTTAAGGCAAAATCATCGGCGATGAAAATGATCATATCAAAAGATGAATCACAAGTGTTATTACGGTATATTTATCATTGGTTGAATACCTTACCAAGCGAACTTGCAGAAGGAGATCACAAACGGCAATGGATAAGTAATTTCTCCAATAAAAAGATACCTCTCCCCCCGCTCCCTGTTCAGGAAGAAATTGTTCGTATTTTGGACAAGTTTACTACGCTGGAGGCGGAGCTGGAGGCGGAGCTGGAGGCGGAGCTGGAGGCGCGTAAAAAACAGTATGAGTATTACCGGGAGCAATTACTGTCATTTCCAAAACATGAGGTAACGGCATAA
- a CDS encoding AAA family ATPase translates to MGKSLDKIAEELKKGSKKVQLIYAFNGVGKTRLSRVFKEMIAPKQEDDAVAVAVAEEEEETKATKVIYYNAFTEDLFYWDNDLDEDVNRKLTIRPNDFTHWILEEEGQGNNIIDLFQHYTSDKLTPRFSEDYSEISFSIERGNEQRIENIKISRGEESCFIWCVFYSLLKEVVEVLSIPEPENRSTSQFNSLEYIFIDDPVSSLDENHLIELAANIAELIKNSTSGLKFIITTHNPLFYNVIYNELNLKEGYMLERNEDGTFELKEKKGDSNQSFSYHLFLKQTLEEAIEAGNIQKYHFTLLRNLYEKTANFLGYPQWSALLPDDKQTYYNRIIQFSSHSTLSNEAVAEPTPAEKQTVKFLLSHLIKNRYWEKEIPQ, encoded by the coding sequence ATGGGAAAATCATTAGATAAAATAGCCGAAGAGTTAAAAAAGGGTAGCAAAAAAGTGCAGCTAATCTATGCCTTTAACGGTGTAGGTAAAACCCGATTGTCTCGTGTTTTCAAAGAGATGATTGCACCCAAACAAGAAGATGATGCAGTAGCAGTAGCAGTAGCAGAAGAAGAAGAAGAAACGAAGGCAACAAAGGTTATTTACTACAATGCTTTTACCGAAGATTTATTTTATTGGGATAATGATTTGGACGAAGATGTAAATAGAAAGTTGACGATACGACCTAATGATTTTACACATTGGATTCTTGAAGAAGAAGGACAGGGCAATAATATCATAGATCTTTTTCAGCATTATACAAGCGATAAATTAACCCCACGCTTTAGTGAGGATTATAGCGAGATAAGTTTTTCTATTGAGAGAGGGAATGAACAACGTATTGAAAACATAAAAATTTCGAGAGGTGAGGAAAGTTGCTTTATTTGGTGTGTATTTTACAGCCTGCTAAAAGAGGTTGTAGAAGTTCTGAGCATACCAGAACCCGAAAATCGCTCTACAAGTCAGTTTAATAGCTTAGAGTATATATTTATTGACGACCCGGTAAGTTCTTTGGATGAGAACCACTTAATAGAATTGGCAGCAAATATAGCTGAACTGATTAAAAACAGCACATCAGGATTAAAGTTTATTATAACAACCCATAATCCATTATTCTATAATGTGATTTATAATGAGCTTAACTTGAAAGAGGGCTATATGCTGGAAAGAAACGAAGACGGGACATTTGAACTTAAAGAGAAGAAGGGTGATTCCAATCAGAGCTTTTCCTATCATCTCTTTTTGAAGCAGACACTGGAAGAAGCTATAGAAGCAGGCAACATTCAAAAATATCACTTTACACTCCTTCGTAATCTCTATGAGAAAACTGCAAATTTCTTGGGCTATCCCCAATGGTCCGCCCTGTTACCGGATGATAAGCAGACCTATTATAATCGAATCATACAATTCAGCAGTCACTCTACATTATCGAATGAAGCTGTGGCAGAACCGACACCTGCCGAAAAACAGACTGTGAAATTCTTATTATCCCATCTTATTAAAAATAGATATTGGGAAAAGGAGATACCGCAATGA
- a CDS encoding type I restriction endonuclease subunit R, translating into MTQYGTIAELPNFIVLDTYTKDSMVSEPSVGYQPEAALERELIQDLRNQGYEYLPNITTPDALLAHTRKQLQEFNNTVFADAEWQRFLDEYLDKLSDTIIDKTRKIHDNYIYDFVFDDGHIQNIYLVDKQNIARNKVQVINQFEQTGTQANRYDVTILVNGLPLVQIELKKRGVAIREAFNQVHRYSKESFNSESSLYKYLQMFIISNGTDTRYFANTVKRDKNSFDFTMNWAKSDNTLIKDLKDFTATFFQKNTLLQVLLTYSVFDTSNTLLIMRPYQIAATERILWKIKSSFQAKKWSTPDGGGYIWHTTGSGKTLTSFKTARLATQLEFIDKVFFVVDRKDLDYQTMKEYQRFSPDSVNGSESTAGLKRNIEKDDNKIIVTTIQKLNNLMKSEGDLPIYQQQVVFIFDECHRSQFGEAQGNLQEKFKKYYQFGFTGTPIFSENALDESKTTEKVFGCQLHAYTITDAIRDEKVLKFKVDYNDVRPTFKALETEQDEAKISAAEEKKLLLHPDRIKEIAQYILRNFSIKTHRMQGSRMGFNAMFAVSSVEAAKRYYEQLNLLQQESEKPLKIATIFSYAANEEQNAVGDILEETFEVSAMDSSAKEFLAKAIRDYNEMFQTNFGVDSKEFQNYYRDLAKRVKSKEIDLLIVVGMFLTGFDAQTLNTLFVDKNLRYHGLIQAFSRTNRIYDATKTFGNIVTFRDLEQATIKAITRFATKENTTNVVLEKSYKEYIEGFTDSVTGEVRRGYAAVVQELKTHFPHPDAITTEAAKKAFVKLFGEYLRIENILRNYDEFTQLKALQSIDTKDSAAVSAFKDRYFLTDEAFAEIQKIEVLPERTVQDYCSTYNDIRVWFSCARTGAAPENTKIDWDDVVFEVDLLKSQEIDLDYILALIFEHNKKTNDKTKLVDDVRRIIRSSIGNRAKESLIVDFINETDFEPIEDRAEVIQAFFMYAQQKQREEAAALIAAEKLNEEAAKRYIQTSLKREYASENGTDLNTVLPKLSPLNPEYLTKKQKVFQKMVAFVEKFKGVGGTI; encoded by the coding sequence ATGACACAATACGGCACAATAGCAGAATTACCGAACTTTATCGTCCTTGATACATATACCAAAGATTCAATGGTGAGCGAACCCTCTGTAGGCTATCAGCCGGAAGCTGCTTTGGAACGGGAGCTGATCCAAGATTTACGCAACCAAGGCTACGAGTATCTTCCCAATATTACTACTCCCGATGCACTTCTTGCTCATACAAGGAAGCAGTTACAAGAGTTCAATAATACCGTTTTTGCCGATGCCGAATGGCAGCGGTTTCTGGATGAATATTTAGATAAACTGAGTGATACGATCATAGATAAAACACGGAAGATACACGATAATTATATCTATGACTTTGTGTTTGACGATGGGCATATCCAAAACATTTATCTGGTCGACAAACAGAATATCGCCCGCAATAAAGTGCAGGTGATCAATCAGTTTGAACAAACGGGTACACAAGCAAATCGATATGATGTAACTATTTTAGTGAATGGGCTGCCGCTAGTACAGATAGAACTGAAAAAACGGGGAGTTGCAATCCGCGAGGCATTTAATCAGGTGCACCGTTACAGTAAGGAAAGTTTTAATAGCGAAAGTTCCTTATATAAATACCTGCAAATGTTTATTATTTCCAACGGAACAGATACCCGCTATTTTGCCAATACGGTAAAGAGAGATAAAAACAGTTTTGATTTTACGATGAATTGGGCAAAATCTGACAATACGCTGATTAAAGACCTTAAAGATTTTACAGCGACCTTCTTTCAGAAAAATACACTGCTGCAAGTATTGCTCACCTATTCCGTGTTTGATACCAGCAATACCTTGCTCATTATGCGCCCGTATCAAATTGCTGCAACGGAACGTATCTTATGGAAAATAAAAAGTTCGTTTCAAGCAAAGAAATGGAGTACACCGGATGGCGGCGGCTATATTTGGCATACGACAGGTTCCGGTAAAACGCTTACGAGCTTTAAGACAGCCCGCCTTGCTACACAGCTTGAGTTTATCGATAAAGTATTTTTCGTTGTTGACCGGAAAGACTTGGACTATCAAACAATGAAGGAGTACCAGCGCTTTTCGCCGGATAGCGTAAACGGTTCGGAAAGCACCGCCGGGTTAAAACGGAATATTGAAAAAGACGATAATAAAATTATTGTAACGACTATCCAAAAACTGAACAATCTGATGAAAAGCGAAGGTGATTTACCCATTTACCAACAACAGGTTGTCTTTATCTTTGACGAATGCCACCGCTCTCAATTTGGTGAAGCGCAGGGTAACTTACAGGAAAAATTTAAGAAATATTATCAATTCGGATTTACCGGAACGCCCATTTTTTCGGAGAATGCATTAGATGAATCAAAGACTACGGAAAAGGTATTCGGTTGCCAGCTTCATGCGTATACCATCACCGATGCCATCCGAGATGAAAAAGTATTAAAATTCAAGGTTGACTATAACGATGTACGCCCCACGTTCAAAGCCTTGGAAACAGAGCAGGACGAAGCAAAAATCAGTGCTGCAGAAGAAAAGAAACTCTTGCTCCATCCCGACCGGATAAAAGAAATTGCTCAATATATCTTACGGAATTTTAGTATAAAGACTCATCGAATGCAGGGAAGCAGGATGGGCTTTAATGCCATGTTTGCAGTCAGCAGTGTTGAAGCTGCCAAACGCTATTATGAACAACTGAATCTCCTCCAGCAAGAAAGTGAAAAGCCGTTAAAAATAGCAACCATATTTTCTTATGCAGCGAACGAAGAACAGAATGCCGTTGGGGATATTCTTGAAGAAACGTTTGAAGTGTCTGCAATGGACTCCAGCGCCAAGGAGTTTTTGGCAAAAGCCATTCGCGACTATAATGAAATGTTTCAGACCAATTTCGGTGTAGACAGTAAGGAGTTTCAAAACTACTACCGCGATTTAGCAAAAAGAGTGAAGAGCAAAGAGATCGACCTTTTGATTGTGGTTGGAATGTTCCTTACCGGTTTTGATGCGCAAACGCTGAACACACTTTTTGTAGACAAGAACTTACGCTATCATGGTTTGATACAGGCATTCTCCCGTACCAATCGTATCTATGACGCAACCAAAACATTCGGCAATATCGTTACGTTTAGAGATTTGGAGCAAGCTACAATAAAGGCAATTACTCGCTTTGCTACTAAGGAGAATACGACGAATGTGGTGCTTGAAAAAAGTTACAAAGAATATATCGAAGGCTTCACCGATAGTGTAACCGGTGAAGTACGAAGGGGCTACGCTGCGGTTGTTCAGGAATTGAAAACACACTTTCCTCACCCTGATGCAATAACCACCGAAGCCGCCAAAAAAGCCTTTGTAAAGCTCTTCGGCGAATATCTGCGTATCGAAAATATCTTGCGCAATTATGATGAATTTACGCAGCTGAAAGCCCTGCAGTCCATTGATACAAAAGATAGCGCCGCTGTCAGTGCATTTAAAGACCGGTACTTTCTAACCGATGAAGCGTTTGCAGAAATACAAAAAATAGAAGTGCTGCCGGAACGGACTGTACAAGATTATTGCTCAACATATAATGACATCAGGGTCTGGTTCAGTTGCGCACGGACGGGCGCTGCCCCCGAAAATACAAAAATCGATTGGGATGATGTGGTTTTTGAAGTTGATTTGCTGAAATCGCAAGAGATTGACCTTGACTATATTCTAGCTCTTATTTTTGAACATAATAAGAAAACAAACGATAAAACAAAATTAGTAGATGATGTCCGCCGAATAATCAGATCCAGCATTGGAAACAGAGCCAAAGAAAGTTTAATTGTCGATTTTATCAACGAAACGGATTTTGAGCCGATTGAAGATAGGGCGGAAGTTATTCAGGCTTTCTTTATGTATGCTCAACAAAAGCAAAGGGAAGAAGCTGCTGCACTGATTGCCGCAGAAAAACTGAATGAAGAAGCTGCAAAACGGTACATACAAACTTCATTAAAACGCGAATATGCCAGCGAAAACGGCACGGATCTTAATACAGTATTACCTAAACTCAGCCCGCTCAATCCTGAGTATTTAACAAAAAAGCAAAAGGTCTTTCAAAAAATGGTTGCTTTTGTTGAAAAATTCAAAGGAGTTGGCGGAACAATTTGA
- a CDS encoding YgcG family protein, with product MKFSKHPFRFIIIAYLCVQSAFLFALDVPPLNGPVNDYAHIFTASETQELNAYLYSLDRQSDLQIAVLTIPSLEGESLEDYSIRVAEKWQIGQKGKDSGVILIIAAQDRKLRIEVGYGLEDRITDAQSSRIIRSIIAPYFKQQEYGKGVLLGVKNLAGLALQDESLISEAVKEADRQDDDSIPLPLVIFLIIIFLLGSRFMPGGLFWPLLFLSAGRRGGYSGRGGGFGSGGFGGGFSGGGGRFGGGGSSGSW from the coding sequence ATGAAATTTTCAAAACATCCTTTCCGGTTTATCATTATTGCCTATCTTTGTGTGCAAAGCGCCTTTCTGTTTGCGCTTGACGTTCCGCCCCTGAACGGTCCGGTCAACGATTATGCACATATATTTACAGCAAGCGAAACGCAGGAATTAAATGCGTATTTATATAGTCTTGACCGCCAAAGCGATTTACAGATAGCGGTGCTGACCATTCCTTCGTTGGAAGGCGAAAGTCTTGAAGATTATTCCATCCGCGTTGCGGAAAAATGGCAGATCGGACAAAAAGGCAAGGACAGCGGCGTTATCTTAATAATTGCCGCTCAAGACCGCAAGCTGCGTATCGAAGTGGGCTACGGCCTCGAAGATCGCATCACCGATGCACAAAGCAGCAGGATTATCCGTTCAATCATCGCACCTTACTTTAAACAACAGGAATACGGAAAAGGTGTTCTTTTAGGGGTAAAAAACCTTGCTGGGCTTGCACTTCAAGACGAAAGCCTCATAAGCGAGGCTGTAAAAGAAGCCGACCGGCAGGATGACGATTCTATTCCGCTGCCGCTCGTCATTTTCCTGATTATTATCTTTCTGCTCGGTTCCCGTTTTATGCCCGGCGGTTTATTCTGGCCGTTGCTATTCCTTTCGGCAGGACGAAGAGGCGGTTATTCGGGACGCGGCGGAGGGTTCGGCAGCGGGGGCTTTGGCGGCGGTTTTAGCGGAGGCGGTGGACGCTTTGGCGGCGGCGGTTCTTCCGGCTCGTGGTAA
- a CDS encoding regulatory protein RecX — protein MANAVLADASSSASVNPTLIAVEYTSSDTVKLVLSGDVSIVSRFCYFDEPLAIDNLPLTLTESQTEHLYQAGRRFLAEKQAAAYLNRAEHSSYQLTVKLQKKGYIKNEYQPALDYLRDEGTLDDSRFAGAYLHTRSLSKKEGHARLFSELRKRGIAADTAKQALNDFFAEIDEAEVCEGAARSLIRKGYTDQKLYSALQRKGFPFSMIKRCLTRLFSTAS, from the coding sequence ATGGCCAACGCGGTGCTCGCCGACGCTTCCAGTTCAGCAAGCGTTAATCCTACCCTTATTGCGGTGGAGTATACATCCTCGGATACTGTCAAACTGGTACTCTCCGGGGATGTTTCTATCGTAAGCCGGTTTTGTTACTTTGATGAACCGCTTGCGATAGATAACCTTCCGCTCACCCTTACAGAATCCCAAACAGAACATCTCTATCAAGCAGGCCGGCGTTTCTTAGCTGAAAAACAAGCTGCCGCCTATCTTAATCGTGCCGAACATTCTTCTTATCAACTAACAGTCAAATTGCAAAAAAAAGGCTATATAAAAAACGAATATCAGCCTGCATTGGATTATTTACGTGACGAAGGTACGCTTGACGATTCCCGCTTTGCCGGTGCATATTTACATACGAGGAGCCTTTCAAAAAAAGAGGGGCATGCGCGTCTCTTTTCGGAACTGCGTAAACGCGGAATCGCTGCAGACACGGCAAAGCAAGCGCTCAATGATTTTTTTGCAGAGATTGACGAAGCAGAAGTATGCGAAGGAGCAGCGCGCAGTCTTATCCGTAAAGGCTATACCGACCAAAAACTCTATAGCGCACTTCAACGGAAAGGCTTCCCATTCTCTATGATCAAACGATGTCTTACACGCCTTTTCTCCACCGCATCATAA
- the rpsI gene encoding 30S ribosomal protein S9 produces MKNIGIGTGRRKTSVARVYIREGKGSVTVNNKNMDDYFATPEQVQMAKRPLFVTGSDTRYDIIITVYGGGLNGQAGACSHGIARALAQVDASNHSSLKANGLLTRDSRMVERKKYGQRGARRRFQFSKR; encoded by the coding sequence GTGAAAAATATCGGAATAGGAACAGGACGAAGAAAGACCTCGGTAGCACGGGTTTATATCCGCGAAGGGAAAGGTTCGGTAACCGTCAACAATAAGAATATGGACGACTACTTTGCCACTCCCGAGCAGGTTCAAATGGCAAAACGGCCTTTGTTTGTTACCGGCAGCGATACCCGCTATGATATCATCATTACCGTATACGGCGGCGGTCTAAACGGACAGGCAGGCGCTTGTTCACACGGTATTGCCCGTGCGCTTGCACAGGTAGATGCCTCTAACCACAGCTCACTTAAAGCGAATGGCTTATTAACTCGCGATTCCAGAATGGTTGAACGCAAAAAGTATGGCCAACGCGGTGCTCGCCGACGCTTCCAGTTCAGCAAGCGTTAA
- the rplM gene encoding 50S ribosomal protein L13 gives MKTIFYKEREIPRSWYVIDAAGKPLGRVAAKVAAMARGKHKALYAPHQESGDYIIVINADKVAVTGNKDKDKMYHHHTGFPGGLKSVNFNTLIGKKPTEPLYIAVKGMLPKGPLGRKLLKNVKIYAGSEHPHAAQNPVAVAL, from the coding sequence ATGAAGACAATTTTTTATAAAGAGCGTGAAATACCGCGGAGCTGGTATGTTATCGACGCTGCAGGAAAGCCGCTCGGACGGGTTGCTGCAAAAGTTGCTGCAATGGCTCGAGGAAAGCACAAGGCTCTCTATGCACCCCATCAGGAATCGGGCGATTATATTATCGTTATTAACGCCGATAAGGTTGCCGTTACGGGGAATAAAGACAAGGATAAGATGTATCACCATCACACAGGTTTTCCCGGAGGACTTAAGTCCGTCAATTTTAATACCCTTATCGGGAAAAAGCCGACCGAACCGCTGTATATTGCGGTAAAAGGTATGCTGCCCAAAGGCCCGCTCGGGCGTAAACTGCTTAAAAATGTGAAAATTTATGCAGGTAGCGAACATCCGCATGCGGCACAAAATCCTGTTGCGGTAGCGTTATAA
- the secA gene encoding preprotein translocase subunit SecA, whose product MIADKIIKAVFGSQHERDIKALLPVLHQINEKESWALALAPEDFKQKTAEFKERFAKGESLDAFIPEAFALAREAARRILHERMYDVQLLGSLVLHSGRIVEMKTGEGKTLMSIAASYLNSLSGKGVHIVTVNDYLAERDADWMRPVYTYLGVSVGAILSNMDNAARKAAYNADITYGTNNEFGFDYLRDNMQLTMEEKVQRGFSFAVVDEIDSILIDEARTPLIISGSAEDDTKRYFDVDKLVDQLEEVKKNPETGEYPNELEGEEIVGDYTIDEKSRRVSFTDSGMLHIQDILQKQGLINGSLFEEENFEYIHYFTQAVRAHILYHIDVDYVVKEGQVQIVDEFTGRILEGRRYSDGLHQAIEAKEHIRIAQRNRTMATITFQNFFRMYDKLSGMTGTADTEAVEFNKIYSLDVVVIPTNLPVIRKDEHDVVYLNEAEKWEALCNEIAEAHKRGQPVLVGTVSIEKSEKLSALLTRKGVRHEVLNAKNHAREALIIAEAGAKGSVTIATNMAGRGTDIKLGGSPEFRARRRAGTEAEPEVYQKIYEEEYKKWQEDYKEVKSLGGLYVIGTERHESRRIDNQLRGRSGRQGDPGRSKFFLSLDDDLMRLFGGENLKRVMAKVGMEPGEPIEHPWLNKSIEKAQTKVEERNFDIRKHLLEYDDVLNEQRGFIYEQRDKILQDENLVERIYATVEEYLDDAFEQFKHGSRKEKPEELKELQANLKAKFGYIFSDEDTKLAQTGDTAALQQKIYTALKANIEEKMALAGNENLNMFIRYQYLQAIDRKWLDHLENLEALREAVYLRSYGQKNPLTEYKLEGFDIFYAMLDEIRFSIASLLVLVRISTDEPASRTPNRRIPQGSAHHSSMGSFHQSSSPMSSSSKPENVQVVRTAPKVGRNDPCPCGSGKKYKHCCGR is encoded by the coding sequence ATGATTGCAGATAAAATAATTAAAGCCGTTTTCGGTTCACAGCACGAACGGGACATTAAAGCATTGCTGCCCGTTCTTCATCAGATAAATGAAAAAGAATCATGGGCGCTTGCTCTTGCCCCGGAAGATTTTAAGCAAAAAACAGCCGAGTTTAAGGAGCGGTTTGCAAAAGGCGAATCGCTCGATGCCTTTATCCCGGAAGCCTTTGCGCTTGCACGGGAGGCGGCGCGGCGTATTTTGCATGAGCGTATGTACGATGTGCAGCTCTTAGGTTCGCTGGTACTCCATTCGGGGCGCATCGTAGAAATGAAGACCGGTGAAGGTAAGACCCTGATGAGCATCGCAGCGTCATACCTCAACAGCCTTTCAGGGAAGGGTGTCCATATCGTAACCGTCAACGACTACCTTGCAGAACGCGACGCCGATTGGATGCGTCCCGTCTACACATACCTCGGTGTCAGTGTTGGGGCAATCTTGTCAAACATGGACAACGCCGCGCGGAAAGCCGCCTACAATGCGGACATCACCTACGGTACCAATAACGAGTTCGGTTTTGACTATCTGCGCGACAATATGCAGCTTACAATGGAAGAAAAAGTGCAGCGCGGCTTTTCGTTCGCGGTTGTGGACGAAATAGACTCCATCCTTATCGACGAGGCGCGTACCCCGCTCATCATTTCCGGTTCCGCCGAGGACGACACCAAGCGGTATTTCGATGTCGATAAGCTCGTCGATCAGCTTGAAGAAGTCAAAAAGAATCCCGAAACGGGCGAATATCCCAACGAGCTTGAAGGCGAAGAGATTGTCGGCGACTACACGATTGACGAAAAGAGCCGCCGCGTGTCCTTTACCGACTCCGGTATGTTGCACATTCAGGACATTCTGCAAAAACAGGGCTTGATCAACGGAAGCCTCTTTGAAGAAGAAAACTTTGAATACATCCACTACTTTACGCAGGCGGTGCGCGCGCACATCCTCTATCACATCGATGTCGATTATGTCGTAAAAGAGGGGCAGGTGCAGATTGTCGATGAGTTCACCGGCCGTATCCTCGAAGGACGCCGCTATTCGGACGGTTTGCATCAGGCTATCGAAGCGAAGGAGCATATCCGCATTGCCCAGCGCAACCGCACGATGGCGACTATCACTTTTCAGAACTTCTTCCGTATGTACGACAAGCTGTCCGGTATGACCGGTACGGCAGATACCGAAGCGGTTGAATTCAACAAGATTTATTCGCTTGATGTTGTGGTTATCCCGACCAACCTGCCGGTAATCCGCAAGGACGAACACGATGTGGTCTACCTGAACGAAGCGGAAAAATGGGAGGCGCTCTGTAACGAAATTGCCGAAGCGCATAAACGCGGACAGCCGGTACTGGTCGGTACGGTGTCTATCGAAAAGTCCGAAAAGCTTTCGGCGCTGCTCACCCGGAAAGGGGTTCGGCACGAGGTATTGAACGCCAAAAACCACGCACGGGAAGCGCTCATCATCGCGGAAGCGGGCGCGAAAGGCTCGGTTACGATTGCAACCAATATGGCAGGACGCGGTACCGACATTAAGCTCGGCGGCAGCCCCGAATTTAGGGCACGCAGGCGGGCAGGAACCGAAGCCGAGCCGGAAGTGTATCAAAAAATATACGAAGAAGAATACAAGAAGTGGCAGGAAGACTACAAGGAAGTCAAATCGCTCGGCGGATTGTATGTTATCGGTACCGAACGGCATGAAAGCCGCCGTATCGACAATCAGCTGCGCGGTCGTTCCGGACGGCAGGGCGATCCGGGGCGTTCAAAATTCTTCCTCTCCCTCGATGATGATTTGATGCGTCTGTTCGGCGGCGAAAACCTCAAGCGGGTGATGGCAAAGGTCGGTATGGAACCCGGCGAGCCGATTGAGCATCCGTGGCTCAACAAGAGTATCGAAAAGGCGCAAACCAAGGTTGAAGAGCGCAACTTCGATATCCGTAAGCACCTCCTTGAATACGACGATGTGCTGAACGAACAGCGCGGCTTTATCTATGAACAGCGCGATAAGATTTTGCAGGACGAGAATCTTGTTGAGCGCATTTATGCCACGGTAGAAGAATACCTTGATGATGCATTCGAGCAGTTCAAGCACGGTTCCCGCAAGGAAAAACCGGAAGAGCTCAAGGAACTGCAAGCAAATCTCAAGGCAAAGTTCGGCTACATCTTCAGTGATGAGGACACAAAGCTGGCTCAAACTGGTGATACCGCCGCACTGCAGCAGAAAATCTACACCGCGCTCAAAGCAAATATCGAAGAAAAAATGGCGCTCGCCGGCAATGAAAACCTCAATATGTTTATCCGCTATCAGTATTTACAGGCGATAGACCGTAAATGGCTCGATCACTTGGAAAATCTGGAAGCCCTGCGCGAAGCTGTCTACCTCCGCTCTTACGGTCAGAAAAACCCGCTCACGGAATACAAGCTTGAAGGTTTCGACATCTTCTACGCGATGCTCGACGAAATCCGCTTCTCCATTGCCTCCTTACTGGTATTGGTACGGATCAGTACCGACGAACCCGCTTCGCGTACACCCAACCGCCGCATTCCGCAAGGCTCCGCGCACCACAGCTCCATGGGTTCCTTCCATCAGAGCAGCTCCCCGATGAGTTCCAGCAGCAAGCCGGAAAACGTCCAAGTAGTACGCACCGCGCCTAAAGTCGGCAGAAACGATCCGTGCCCCTGCGGCTCCGGCAAAAAATACAAGCACTGCTGCGGAAGGTAA